From Microcystis aeruginosa NIES-2549, a single genomic window includes:
- a CDS encoding class I SAM-dependent methyltransferase → MSSNSVEMPDPVSEMLIPTLNLMGFMTAWIDPYTEAFVKFAPLAPKACLDIGAAYGIASLAALATGAEVIACDPDRRHLEICLQKTPSHQKNRLRLLQGSLPDQINLEEESLGAILCSRVLHFLTGTEIEESVRNMSRWLCSGGRVYLIADTPYNRFLKSFLPIYEERKHRGDLWPGQIDNFPQFMPTELAPNLPNFFHTLDPDILARVCTQMGLIVERRGFISRIDYLPDAQDDGREGVGIIAYKP, encoded by the coding sequence ATGTCGTCTAACTCTGTAGAGATGCCTGATCCCGTTTCTGAAATGCTCATCCCCACCCTAAACTTGATGGGGTTTATGACTGCTTGGATAGATCCTTATACCGAAGCTTTTGTCAAGTTTGCTCCCTTGGCTCCCAAAGCTTGTCTTGATATCGGGGCAGCTTACGGGATCGCAAGTTTAGCGGCTTTAGCAACAGGCGCGGAAGTGATTGCCTGTGATCCAGATCGGCGGCATCTAGAAATTTGTCTTCAAAAAACACCTTCTCACCAAAAAAATCGTCTTAGATTGTTACAAGGCTCTTTACCCGATCAGATTAATCTGGAGGAGGAAAGTTTGGGAGCCATCCTTTGCTCAAGAGTCCTACACTTTTTAACCGGGACGGAAATTGAGGAATCAGTCCGTAATATGTCCCGTTGGCTTTGTTCTGGGGGTCGAGTTTATTTGATTGCCGATACTCCCTATAATAGATTTTTAAAATCATTTTTACCTATCTATGAAGAAAGAAAGCATCGGGGCGATCTTTGGCCGGGACAAATTGATAACTTCCCCCAATTTATGCCCACAGAACTGGCTCCCAATTTGCCCAACTTTTTTCATACTCTAGATCCAGATATATTAGCGCGTGTCTGTACCCAGATGGGTCTTATAGTTGAGAGAAGAGGGTTCATTTCCCGTATCGATTACTTACCTGATGCTCAAGATGATGGTCGGGAGGGAGTTGGGATTATTGCCTATAAACCTTAA
- a CDS encoding FkbM family methyltransferase, with translation MTSDLLVDLKNLLAKPIDAVINYETSVFGGLLEKSQGQVVLFGSGNLGRKCLKGLRKIGIEPVAFADNNAAIWNTKLEGVEVLSPEIAALNYGQNALFLITVFNRENSLTLIQEQLHQLGCQNVALCAVFFWCHPQEFLPHFYLDLPHKIYEQTGDVIAAFDLWQDTESKREYLKQIKWRILLESDGLFSSQEIQYFPTFLRPLLKKEVFVDCGTFDGDTLKTFIDLQGDSIEKIICFEPDPINVTNLKAYLSNLDHQLQAKVIIYQNATGKEREKLRFLAAGSEGSAISSQGNLEVDVVPLDETIADEAPTFIKMDIEGAEIDTILGASNIIEKYTPILAISTYHLQDHLWRLPLLVNSICSDYSYFLIPHGENGLESVFYAIPNSRFTSEA, from the coding sequence ATGACTTCCGACTTATTAGTTGATCTTAAAAACCTTCTAGCAAAGCCGATTGATGCCGTCATCAATTATGAAACCTCTGTTTTTGGCGGGTTGTTAGAAAAATCTCAAGGACAAGTTGTTTTATTTGGCTCTGGCAACTTAGGAAGAAAGTGTCTTAAAGGTTTACGGAAGATTGGCATAGAACCAGTGGCTTTTGCTGATAATAATGCGGCTATCTGGAATACAAAACTTGAGGGAGTTGAGGTTCTTTCCCCTGAAATTGCTGCTCTTAATTATGGTCAAAATGCTTTATTCCTTATTACCGTATTTAATCGAGAGAATAGCCTGACTTTGATTCAGGAGCAATTACATCAATTAGGGTGTCAAAATGTTGCCCTGTGTGCCGTCTTTTTTTGGTGCCATCCACAAGAATTTTTGCCTCATTTTTATCTTGATTTACCTCACAAAATTTATGAACAAACGGGGGATGTTATCGCAGCTTTTGATCTTTGGCAAGATACAGAATCTAAGCGGGAATATTTGAAGCAGATTAAGTGGCGAATTTTACTAGAGTCTGATGGTTTATTTTCGTCTCAGGAAATACAATATTTCCCGACTTTCTTAAGGCCTCTTTTAAAAAAGGAAGTTTTTGTAGATTGTGGCACTTTTGATGGTGATACCCTGAAGACATTTATTGATCTTCAGGGAGATTCAATTGAGAAAATAATTTGTTTTGAACCCGATCCAATTAATGTAACAAACTTAAAAGCATATCTTTCTAATTTAGATCATCAGCTTCAAGCCAAGGTGATAATTTACCAAAATGCTACAGGTAAAGAACGAGAAAAACTGAGATTTTTAGCGGCTGGTTCAGAAGGATCGGCAATTTCCAGTCAAGGAAACTTAGAAGTAGATGTAGTTCCCCTTGATGAAACTATTGCTGATGAAGCACCAACATTTATCAAGATGGATATTGAAGGTGCAGAAATAGATACTATTCTGGGAGCAAGTAACATAATCGAGAAATATACTCCTATCTTGGCTATTTCAACTTATCATCTACAGGATCATTTATGGAGACTTCCCTTATTGGTAAATAGTATATGCAGTGATTACTCTTATTTTCTTATACCTCATGGTGAGAATGGTCTAGAGTCAGTTTTTTATGCTATTCCCAATTCTCGCTTTACCAGCGAAGCCTAA